The following are encoded together in the Strix uralensis isolate ZFMK-TIS-50842 chromosome 38, bStrUra1, whole genome shotgun sequence genome:
- the SMARCA4 gene encoding transcription activator BRG1 isoform X2 has protein sequence MSTPDPPMGGTPRPGPSPGPGPSPGAMLGPSPGPSPGSAHSMMGPSPGPPSAGHPLPPQGPGGYAQDNMHQMHKPLDSMHEKGITDDPRYGQMKGMGMRPGAHAGMGPPPSPMDQHSQGYPSPLGGSEHASSPVPANGPSSGPQMSSGPGGVPLDGADPQALGQQNRGPTPFNQNQLHQLRAQIMAYKMLARGQPLPDHLQMAVQGKRPMPGMQQQMPTLPPPSVSGTGPVQGPVQGPGPGPTPPNYNRPHGIGGPNMPPPGPSGVPPGMPGQPPGGPPKPWPEGPMANAAAPTSTPQKLIPPQPTGRPSPAPPAVPPAASPVMPPQTQSPGQPAQPAPMVQLHQKQNRITPIQKPRGLDPVEILQEREYRLQARIAHRIQELENLPGSLAGDLRTKATIELKALRLLNFQRQLRQEVVVCMRRDTALETALNAKAYKRSKRQSLREARITEKLEKQQKIEQERKRRQKHQEYLNSILQHAKDFKEYHRSVTGKIQKLTKAVATYHANTEREQKKENERIEKERMRRLMAEDEEGYRKLIDQKKDKRLAYLLQQTDEYVANLTELVRQHKAAQVAKEKKKKKKKKKAENAEGQTPAIGPDGEPLDETSQMSDLPVKVIHVESGKILTGTDAPKAGQLEAWLEMNPGYEVAPRSDSEESGSEEEEEEEEEEQPQPAQPALPVEEKKKIPDPDSDDVSEVDARHIIENAKQDVDDEYGVSQALARGLQSYYAVAHAVTERVDKQSTLMVNGVLKQYQIKGLEWLVSLYNNNLNGILADEMGLGKTIQTIALITYLMEHKRINGPFLIIVPLSTLSNWAYEFDKWAPSVVKVSYKGSPAARRAFVPQLRSGKFNVLLTTYEYIIKDKHILAKIRWKYMIVDEGHRMKNHHCKLTQVLNTHYVAPRRLLLTGTPLQNKLPELWALLNFLLPTIFKSCSTFEQWFNAPFAMTGEKVDLNEEETILIIRRLHKVLRPFLLRRLKKEVEAQLPEKVEYVIKCDMSALQRVLYRHMQAKGVLLTDGSEKDKKGKGGTKTLMNTIMQLRKICNHPYMFQHIEESFSEHLGFTGGIVQGLDLYRASGKFELLDRILPKLRATNHKVLLFCQMTSLMTIMEDYFAYRGFKYLRLDGTTKAEDRGMLLKTFNEPGSEYFIFLLSTRAGGLGLNLQSADTVIIFDSDWNPHQDLQAQDRAHRIGQQNEVRVLRLCTVNSVEEKILAAAKYKLNVDQKVIQAGMFDQKSSSHERRAFLQAILEHEEQDENRYSAGSGSGSASFPHTASTLCLNAELEEPPLKEEDEVPDDETVNQMIARHEEEFDLFMRMDLDRRREEARNPKRKPRLMEEDELPSWIIKDDAEVERLTCEEEEEKMFGRGSRHRKEVDYSDSLTEKQWLKVYMAIEEGTLEEIEEEVRQKKSSRKRKRDTDVGSATPTTSTRSRDKDDDSKKQKKRGRPPAEKLSPNPPNLTKKMKKIVDAVIKYKDSSGRQLSEVFIQLPSRKELPEYYELIRKPVDFKKIKERIRNHKYRSLNDLEKDVMLLCQNAQTFNLEGSLIYEDSIVLQSVFTSVRQKIEKEEESEGEDSEEEEEGEEEGSESESRSVKVKIKLGRKEKAQDRLKGRRRTSRGARAKPVVSDDDSEEEQEEDRSGSGTEDD, from the exons ATGTCGACTCCGGATCCTCCGATGGGGGGGACGCCTCGGCCGGGGCCCTCCCCGGGGCCCGGCCCCTCGCCGGGGGCCATGCTGGGACCCAGCCCGGGCCCCTCGCCCGGCTCCGCGCACAGTATGatgggccccagccccggcccgcccTCGGCAGGACACCCGCTGCCGCCCCAGGGCCCGGGGGGCTACGCTCAGGACAACATGCACCAGATGCACAAG cccctggACTCCATGCACGAGAAGGGAATAACCGACGACCCTCGCTACGGCCAGATGAAAGGGATGGGGATGCGGCCCGGCGCCCACGCGGGGATGGGCCCTCCCCCGAGCCCCATGGACCAACACTCTCAAG GTTACCCGTCTCCGCTCGGCGGCTCCGAGCACGCCTCCAGCCCGGTTCCGGCCAACGGTCCGTCCTCGGGCCCTCAGATGTCCTCAGGCCCCGGCGGAGTCCCCTTGGATGGTGCTGACCCCCAGGCTCTGGGCCAGCAGAACCGGGGCCCGACCCCTTTTAACCAGAACCAGTTACACCAGTTACGAGCTCAGATCATGGCCTACAAGATGCTGGCCAGGGGCCAGCCCCTCCCCGACCACCTGCAGATGGCCGTGCAGGGCAAGCGACCCATGCCGGGGATGCAGCAGCAGATGCCGACGCTACCTCCGCCCTCCGTGTCCGGGACAGGACCAGTGCAGGGGCCAGTGCAAGGGCCTGGACCGGGACCGACACCTCCAAACTACAACAGACCTCACG GTATAGGAGGGCCTAACATGCCCCCTCCCGGACCCTCAGGAGTTCCCCCAGGGATGCCCGGGCAGCCGCCCGGCggcccccccaagccctggccgGAAG GGCCGATGGCGAACGCCGCAGCCCCCACCAGCACACCTCAGAAGCTgatccctccccagcccaccggCCGGCCCTCGCCCGCGCCGCCGGCGGTGCCCCCGGCAGCCTCGCCCGTGATGCCGCCGCAGACGCAGTCGCCGGGGCAGCCGGCCCAGCCGGCCCCCATGGTGCAGCTGCACCAGAAGCAGAACCGCATCACGCCCATCCAGAAACCCCGCGGGCTCGACCCGGTGGAAATCCTGCAGGAGAGGGAGTACAG GCTGCAGGCTCGCATCGCTCACAGGATCCAGGAGCTGGAGAACCTGCCCGGCTCCCTGGCTGGTGACCTGAGAACCAAAGCTACCATTGAACTTAAAGCACTAAGGCTGCTTAATTTTCAGCGACAG CTGCGTCAGGAGGTCGTGGTGTGCATGAGGCGAGACACGGCCTTGGAAACAGCCCTCAATGCCAAGGCCTACAAGCGCAGCAAGCGGCAGTCCCTGCGCGAGGCTCGCATCACCgagaagctggagaagcagcagaagattGAGCAGGAGCGGAAGCGCAGGCAGAAGCACCAG GAATACCTCAATAGCATTCTCCAGCACGCTAAAGATTTCAAGGAATACCATCGCTCTGTCACGGGCAAAATTCAAAAGCTGACCAAGGCGGTGGCCACGTACCACGCCAACACGGAGCGCGAGCAGAAGAAGGAGAACGAGCGGATCGAGAAGGAGAGGATGCGCCGTTTGATG gctgaggatgaggagggataCCGCAAGCTCATCGACCAGAAGAAGGACAAGCGCTTGGCCTACCTGCTGCAGCAGACGGACGAGTACGTCGCCAACCTGACGGAGCTGGTGCGGCAGCACAAGGCCGCGCAGGTGGccaaggagaagaagaagaaaaagaaaaagaag aaGGCGGAGAACGCGGAAGGGCAGACGCCGGCGATCGGACCCGATGGCGAA CCGCTGGACGAGACGAGCCAAATGAGCGACCTCCCTGTCAAAGTGATCCACGTGGAGAGTGGCAAGATCCTCACCGGCACCGATGCCCCGAAGGCCGGGCAGCTGGAGGCCTGGCTGGAGATGAACCCCGG ATATGAAGTAGCTCCGCGATCTGACAGTGAAGAAAGTGGgtcagaagaggaggaggag gaggaggaagaggagcaacCGCAGCCCGCCCAGCCCGCTCTGCCtgtggaggagaagaaaaagatccCGGATCCGGACAGTGATGATGTCTCGGAAGTGGACGCCAGACACATTATCGA GAACGCTAAGCAGGACGTTGATGATGAGTACGGGGTGTCTCAAGCTCTGGCGCGGGGCCTGCAGTCGTACTACGCCGTGGCCCACGCAGTCACTGAAAGGGTGGACAAGCAGTCCACGCTGATGGTCAACGGGGTGCTCAAGCAGTACCAG ATCAAGGGTCTGGAGTGGCTGGTGTCCCTGTACAACAACAACCTGAACGGCATCTTGGCAGACGAGATGGGCCTGGGCAAAACCATCCAGACCATCGCTTTAATCACATACCTCATGGAGCACAAGCGCATCAACGGGCCCTTCCTCATCATCGTCCCTCTCTC aacgCTGTCGAATTGGGCGTACGAGTTTGACAAATGGGCCCCTTCCGTGGTGAAGGTCTCCTACAAG GGCTCTCCAGCAGCAAGACGGGCATTCGTACCTCAGCTCCGAAGCGGGAAATTCAATGTCTTGCTCACTACGTACGAATATATCATCAAAGATAAGCACATCCTGGCCAAG ATCCGCTGGAAGTACATGATCGTGGACGAGGGCCACCGCATGAAGAACCACCACTGCAAGCTCACCCAGGTCCTCAACACGCACTACGTGGCCCCGCGCCGTCTGCTGCTGACGGGCACCCCGCTGCAGAACAAGCTCCCGGAGCTGTGGGCCCTGCTCAATTTCCTCCTGCCCACCATTTTCAAGAGCTGCAGCACCTTCGAGCAGTGGTTTAACGCTCCTTTCGCCATGACGGGAGAAAAG GTGGACCTGAACGAAGAAGAAACCATCCTGATCATTCGGCGTTTGCACAAAGTGCTGCGCCCCTTCCTCCTGCGCAGGCTGAAGAAGGAAGTAGAAGCGCAGCTGCCTGAAAAG GTGGAGTACGTGATCAAGTGTGACATGTCCGCCCTGCAGCGCGTCCTCTACAGGCACATGCAGGCCAAGGGGGTGCTGCTCACCGACGGCTCCGAGAAGGACAAAAAG GGCAAAGGCGGTACGAAAACCTTAATGAACACGATCATGCAGCTGAGGAAGATCTGTAACCACCCCTACATGTTCCAGCACATCGAG GAATCCTTTTCCGAGCACCTGGGGTTCACGGGCGGTATCGTGCAGGG GCTGGATCTGTACCGTGCCTCGGGTAAATTTGAGCTCCTGGACAGAATCCTCCCCAAACTGCGAGCCACCAACCACAAAGTCCTGCTCTTCTGCCAGATGACCTCCCTCATGACCATCATGGAAGATTATTTTGCTTATCGCGGATTCAAATACCTCAGGCTGGACG GGACCACGAAGGCGGAGGACCGGGGCATGTTGTTAAAGACTTTCAATGAGCCGGGCTCCGAGTACTTCATTTTCTTGCTGAGCACTCGGGCCGGCGGGCTGGGTCTGAATCTCCAGTCTGCCGATACTGTGATTATCTTTGACAGCGACTGGAATCCTCACCag GACCTGCAGGCGCAGGACCGCGCGCACCGCATCGGGCAGCAGAACGAAGTGCGCGTTCTCCGGCTCTGCACCGTCAACAGCGTGGAGGAGAAGATCCTGGCCGCCGCCAAATACAAGCTGAATGTTGATCAGAAGGTTATCCAAGCCGGCATGTTTGACCAGAAATCCTCGAGCCACGAGCGAAGAGCCTTCCTCCAGGCCATCTTGGAGCACGAGGAGCAGGACGAG AACAGATACAGCGCGGGCAGCGGCAGTGGCAGTGCAAGCTTCCCCCACACTGCCTCAACCCTGTGCCTGAACGCTGAGTTGGAGGAACCACCTCTAAAG GAAGAAGACGAAGTTCCCGACGATGAAACCGTCAACCAGATGATTGCGCGGCACGAAGAGGAGTTTGACCTTTTCATG CGCATGGACCTGGACCGCAGGCGGGAGGAGGCGCGAAACCCCAAGCGCAAACCGCGCCTGATGGAGGAGGACGAGCTGCCATCTTGGATCATCAAGGACGATGCCGAGGTGGAGAGGTTGAcgtgtgaggaagaggaggaaaagatgttTGGGCGAGGCTCGCGGCACCGCAAGGAGGTGGACTACAGCGACTCGCTGACGGAGAAGCAGTGGCTCAAGGTATACATG GCGATCGAGGAGGGGACGCTGGAGGAGATCGAGGAGGAGGTGCGCCAGAAAAAATCCTCCCGTAAACGGAAGCGGGACACGGACGTCGGCTCCGCCACCCCCACCACCAGCACCCGCAGCCGGGATAAGGACGATGatagcaaaaagcagaaaaaacgCGGCAGGCCGCCGGCGGAAAAACtctccccaaaccctcccaacctcaccaaaaaaatgaagaagatcGTAGACGCCGTCATCAAGTACAAGGACAG CAGTGGACGGCAGCTCAGCGAAGTTTTCATCCAGCTGCCGTCCCGCAAGGAGCTGCCCGAGTACTACGAGCTCATCCGCAAACCCGTCGACTTCAAAAAAATCAAG gAGCGAATCCGCAACCACAAGTACCGGAGCCTCAACGACCTGGAGAAGGACGTGATGCTGCTCTGCCAGAACGCCCAGACCTTCAACCTCGAGGGCTCGCTG aTCTACGAGGACTCCATCGTCCTCCAGTCCGTCTTCACCAGCGTGCGGCAGAAAattgagaaggaggaggagagcgaAGGCGAGgacagcgaggaggaggaggaaggagaagaggaaggatccGAGTCTGAGT ctcgcTCGGTCAAGGTGAAGATCAAGCTGGGGCGGAAGGAGAAGGCGCAGGACCGGCTCAAGGGCCGCCGGCGCACCAGCCGCGGCGCCCGCGCCAAGCCCGTGGTGagcgacgacgacagcgaggaggagcaggaggag gaTCGCTCCGGCAGCGGCACCGAAGACGACTAA
- the SMARCA4 gene encoding transcription activator BRG1 isoform X8: MSTPDPPMGGTPRPGPSPGPGPSPGAMLGPSPGPSPGSAHSMMGPSPGPPSAGHPLPPQGPGGYAQDNMHQMHKPLDSMHEKGITDDPRYGQMKGMGMRPGAHAGMGPPPSPMDQHSQGYPSPLGGSEHASSPVPANGPSSGPQMSSGPGGVPLDGADPQALGQQNRGPTPFNQNQLHQLRAQIMAYKMLARGQPLPDHLQMAVQGKRPMPGMQQQMPTLPPPSVSGTGPVQGPVQGPGPGPTPPNYNRPHGIGGPNMPPPGPSGVPPGMPGQPPGGPPKPWPEGPMANAAAPTSTPQKLIPPQPTGRPSPAPPAVPPAASPVMPPQTQSPGQPAQPAPMVQLHQKQNRITPIQKPRGLDPVEILQEREYRLQARIAHRIQELENLPGSLAGDLRTKATIELKALRLLNFQRQLRQEVVVCMRRDTALETALNAKAYKRSKRQSLREARITEKLEKQQKIEQERKRRQKHQEYLNSILQHAKDFKEYHRSVTGKIQKLTKAVATYHANTEREQKKENERIEKERMRRLMAEDEEGYRKLIDQKKDKRLAYLLQQTDEYVANLTELVRQHKAAQVAKEKKKKKKKKKAENAEGQTPAIGPDGEPLDETSQMSDLPVKVIHVESGKILTGTDAPKAGQLEAWLEMNPGYEVAPRSDSEESGSEEEEEEEEEEQPQPAQPALPVEEKKKIPDPDSDDVSEVDARHIIENAKQDVDDEYGVSQALARGLQSYYAVAHAVTERVDKQSTLMVNGVLKQYQIKGLEWLVSLYNNNLNGILADEMGLGKTIQTIALITYLMEHKRINGPFLIIVPLSTLSNWAYEFDKWAPSVVKVSYKGSPAARRAFVPQLRSGKFNVLLTTYEYIIKDKHILAKIRWKYMIVDEGHRMKNHHCKLTQVLNTHYVAPRRLLLTGTPLQNKLPELWALLNFLLPTIFKSCSTFEQWFNAPFAMTGEKVDLNEEETILIIRRLHKVLRPFLLRRLKKEVEAQLPEKVEYVIKCDMSALQRVLYRHMQAKGVLLTDGSEKDKKGKGGTKTLMNTIMQLRKICNHPYMFQHIEESFSEHLGFTGGIVQGLDLYRASGKFELLDRILPKLRATNHKVLLFCQMTSLMTIMEDYFAYRGFKYLRLDGTTKAEDRGMLLKTFNEPGSEYFIFLLSTRAGGLGLNLQSADTVIIFDSDWNPHQDLQAQDRAHRIGQQNEVRVLRLCTVNSVEEKILAAAKYKLNVDQKVIQAGMFDQKSSSHERRAFLQAILEHEEQDENRYSAGSGSGSASFPHTASTLCLNAELEEPPLKEEDEVPDDETVNQMIARHEEEFDLFMKSAERA; this comes from the exons ATGTCGACTCCGGATCCTCCGATGGGGGGGACGCCTCGGCCGGGGCCCTCCCCGGGGCCCGGCCCCTCGCCGGGGGCCATGCTGGGACCCAGCCCGGGCCCCTCGCCCGGCTCCGCGCACAGTATGatgggccccagccccggcccgcccTCGGCAGGACACCCGCTGCCGCCCCAGGGCCCGGGGGGCTACGCTCAGGACAACATGCACCAGATGCACAAG cccctggACTCCATGCACGAGAAGGGAATAACCGACGACCCTCGCTACGGCCAGATGAAAGGGATGGGGATGCGGCCCGGCGCCCACGCGGGGATGGGCCCTCCCCCGAGCCCCATGGACCAACACTCTCAAG GTTACCCGTCTCCGCTCGGCGGCTCCGAGCACGCCTCCAGCCCGGTTCCGGCCAACGGTCCGTCCTCGGGCCCTCAGATGTCCTCAGGCCCCGGCGGAGTCCCCTTGGATGGTGCTGACCCCCAGGCTCTGGGCCAGCAGAACCGGGGCCCGACCCCTTTTAACCAGAACCAGTTACACCAGTTACGAGCTCAGATCATGGCCTACAAGATGCTGGCCAGGGGCCAGCCCCTCCCCGACCACCTGCAGATGGCCGTGCAGGGCAAGCGACCCATGCCGGGGATGCAGCAGCAGATGCCGACGCTACCTCCGCCCTCCGTGTCCGGGACAGGACCAGTGCAGGGGCCAGTGCAAGGGCCTGGACCGGGACCGACACCTCCAAACTACAACAGACCTCACG GTATAGGAGGGCCTAACATGCCCCCTCCCGGACCCTCAGGAGTTCCCCCAGGGATGCCCGGGCAGCCGCCCGGCggcccccccaagccctggccgGAAG GGCCGATGGCGAACGCCGCAGCCCCCACCAGCACACCTCAGAAGCTgatccctccccagcccaccggCCGGCCCTCGCCCGCGCCGCCGGCGGTGCCCCCGGCAGCCTCGCCCGTGATGCCGCCGCAGACGCAGTCGCCGGGGCAGCCGGCCCAGCCGGCCCCCATGGTGCAGCTGCACCAGAAGCAGAACCGCATCACGCCCATCCAGAAACCCCGCGGGCTCGACCCGGTGGAAATCCTGCAGGAGAGGGAGTACAG GCTGCAGGCTCGCATCGCTCACAGGATCCAGGAGCTGGAGAACCTGCCCGGCTCCCTGGCTGGTGACCTGAGAACCAAAGCTACCATTGAACTTAAAGCACTAAGGCTGCTTAATTTTCAGCGACAG CTGCGTCAGGAGGTCGTGGTGTGCATGAGGCGAGACACGGCCTTGGAAACAGCCCTCAATGCCAAGGCCTACAAGCGCAGCAAGCGGCAGTCCCTGCGCGAGGCTCGCATCACCgagaagctggagaagcagcagaagattGAGCAGGAGCGGAAGCGCAGGCAGAAGCACCAG GAATACCTCAATAGCATTCTCCAGCACGCTAAAGATTTCAAGGAATACCATCGCTCTGTCACGGGCAAAATTCAAAAGCTGACCAAGGCGGTGGCCACGTACCACGCCAACACGGAGCGCGAGCAGAAGAAGGAGAACGAGCGGATCGAGAAGGAGAGGATGCGCCGTTTGATG gctgaggatgaggagggataCCGCAAGCTCATCGACCAGAAGAAGGACAAGCGCTTGGCCTACCTGCTGCAGCAGACGGACGAGTACGTCGCCAACCTGACGGAGCTGGTGCGGCAGCACAAGGCCGCGCAGGTGGccaaggagaagaagaagaaaaagaaaaagaag aaGGCGGAGAACGCGGAAGGGCAGACGCCGGCGATCGGACCCGATGGCGAA CCGCTGGACGAGACGAGCCAAATGAGCGACCTCCCTGTCAAAGTGATCCACGTGGAGAGTGGCAAGATCCTCACCGGCACCGATGCCCCGAAGGCCGGGCAGCTGGAGGCCTGGCTGGAGATGAACCCCGG ATATGAAGTAGCTCCGCGATCTGACAGTGAAGAAAGTGGgtcagaagaggaggaggag gaggaggaagaggagcaacCGCAGCCCGCCCAGCCCGCTCTGCCtgtggaggagaagaaaaagatccCGGATCCGGACAGTGATGATGTCTCGGAAGTGGACGCCAGACACATTATCGA GAACGCTAAGCAGGACGTTGATGATGAGTACGGGGTGTCTCAAGCTCTGGCGCGGGGCCTGCAGTCGTACTACGCCGTGGCCCACGCAGTCACTGAAAGGGTGGACAAGCAGTCCACGCTGATGGTCAACGGGGTGCTCAAGCAGTACCAG ATCAAGGGTCTGGAGTGGCTGGTGTCCCTGTACAACAACAACCTGAACGGCATCTTGGCAGACGAGATGGGCCTGGGCAAAACCATCCAGACCATCGCTTTAATCACATACCTCATGGAGCACAAGCGCATCAACGGGCCCTTCCTCATCATCGTCCCTCTCTC aacgCTGTCGAATTGGGCGTACGAGTTTGACAAATGGGCCCCTTCCGTGGTGAAGGTCTCCTACAAG GGCTCTCCAGCAGCAAGACGGGCATTCGTACCTCAGCTCCGAAGCGGGAAATTCAATGTCTTGCTCACTACGTACGAATATATCATCAAAGATAAGCACATCCTGGCCAAG ATCCGCTGGAAGTACATGATCGTGGACGAGGGCCACCGCATGAAGAACCACCACTGCAAGCTCACCCAGGTCCTCAACACGCACTACGTGGCCCCGCGCCGTCTGCTGCTGACGGGCACCCCGCTGCAGAACAAGCTCCCGGAGCTGTGGGCCCTGCTCAATTTCCTCCTGCCCACCATTTTCAAGAGCTGCAGCACCTTCGAGCAGTGGTTTAACGCTCCTTTCGCCATGACGGGAGAAAAG GTGGACCTGAACGAAGAAGAAACCATCCTGATCATTCGGCGTTTGCACAAAGTGCTGCGCCCCTTCCTCCTGCGCAGGCTGAAGAAGGAAGTAGAAGCGCAGCTGCCTGAAAAG GTGGAGTACGTGATCAAGTGTGACATGTCCGCCCTGCAGCGCGTCCTCTACAGGCACATGCAGGCCAAGGGGGTGCTGCTCACCGACGGCTCCGAGAAGGACAAAAAG GGCAAAGGCGGTACGAAAACCTTAATGAACACGATCATGCAGCTGAGGAAGATCTGTAACCACCCCTACATGTTCCAGCACATCGAG GAATCCTTTTCCGAGCACCTGGGGTTCACGGGCGGTATCGTGCAGGG GCTGGATCTGTACCGTGCCTCGGGTAAATTTGAGCTCCTGGACAGAATCCTCCCCAAACTGCGAGCCACCAACCACAAAGTCCTGCTCTTCTGCCAGATGACCTCCCTCATGACCATCATGGAAGATTATTTTGCTTATCGCGGATTCAAATACCTCAGGCTGGACG GGACCACGAAGGCGGAGGACCGGGGCATGTTGTTAAAGACTTTCAATGAGCCGGGCTCCGAGTACTTCATTTTCTTGCTGAGCACTCGGGCCGGCGGGCTGGGTCTGAATCTCCAGTCTGCCGATACTGTGATTATCTTTGACAGCGACTGGAATCCTCACCag GACCTGCAGGCGCAGGACCGCGCGCACCGCATCGGGCAGCAGAACGAAGTGCGCGTTCTCCGGCTCTGCACCGTCAACAGCGTGGAGGAGAAGATCCTGGCCGCCGCCAAATACAAGCTGAATGTTGATCAGAAGGTTATCCAAGCCGGCATGTTTGACCAGAAATCCTCGAGCCACGAGCGAAGAGCCTTCCTCCAGGCCATCTTGGAGCACGAGGAGCAGGACGAG AACAGATACAGCGCGGGCAGCGGCAGTGGCAGTGCAAGCTTCCCCCACACTGCCTCAACCCTGTGCCTGAACGCTGAGTTGGAGGAACCACCTCTAAAG GAAGAAGACGAAGTTCCCGACGATGAAACCGTCAACCAGATGATTGCGCGGCACGAAGAGGAGTTTGACCTTTTCATG AAATCAGCTGAGAGAGCTTAA